A portion of the Lolium rigidum isolate FL_2022 chromosome 1, APGP_CSIRO_Lrig_0.1, whole genome shotgun sequence genome contains these proteins:
- the LOC124679586 gene encoding probable 6-phosphogluconolactonase 3, chloroplastic, with product MSTATAAAASTSLSPSTRSRSSPSSRILATPRRSLPARLLSSSPSQFPLGPVSAMATPGEVESRKKLLIFDAEEDLAASLAEHTAGLSEKFVAERGAFAVVLSGGSLIKALRKLAEPPYLDAVDWSRWHVFWADERVVPKDHADSNYKLAMDGFLSKVPIPANQVYAMNDTLTAEGAAADYEARLYQLIKNGVVALSPVTGFPKFDLMLLGMGPDGHIASLFPGHPIVHENQKLVTYVEDSPKPPPKRITFTFPVINSSAHIALMVTGAGKAGAVHKTLSGKEGSSDLLPVEMVEPQDGEMTWFTDKPAVSMLSSI from the exons atgtccaccgccaccgccgccgccgcctcgacctccCTCTCTCCTTCCACCCGAAGCCGATCGTCGCCATCTTCCAGGATCCTGGCGACCCCCCGCAGATCTCTTCCTGCCAGGCTCTTATCCTCATCCCCTTCCCAGTTTCCCCTTGGCCCGGTCTCCGCCATGGCCACTCCGGGCGAGGTGGAGTCCAGGAAGAAGCTCCTCATATTCGAcgccgaggaggacctcgcggcgTCGCTGGCTGAGCACACGGCGGGGCTCTCGGAGAAGTTTGTCGCCGAGAGGGGCGCCTTCGCCGTTGTTCTCTCCGGCGGCTCTCTCATCAAGGCTCTCAG GAAGCTGGCGGAGCCGCCGTACCTGGACGCGGTGGACTGGAGCAGATGGCACGTCTTCTGGGCGGATGAACGGGTGGTGCCAAAGGACCACGCAGATAGCAACTACAAGCTCGCCATGGATGGGTTTCTCTCTAAG GTGCCGATTCCTGCTAACCAAGTTTATGCCATGAATGACACACTGACAGCTGAGGGGGCTGCGGCTGACTATGAAGCTCGTTTATATCAACTTATTAAGAATGGTGTGGTCGCATTGTCACCAGTAACCGGGTTCCCAAAGTTTGATCTTATGCTTCTGGGGATGGGCCCTGATGGCCATATCGCCTCCCTCTTCCCTGGCCATCCTATTGTCCATGAGAACCAGAAGTTAGTCACCTATGTCGAGGATTCTCCAAAGCCACCGCCAAAGAGGATAACATTCACATTCCCCGTGATCAATTCGTCCGCACATATTGCACTCATGGTCACTGGTGCTGGGAAAGCTGGTGCAGTTCACAAAACGCTTTCGGGCAAAGAAGGTTCATCAGATTTGCTGcctgttgagatggttgagccacAAGACGGAGAGATGACTTGGTTCACCGACAAGCCAGCTGTGTCCATGCTGTCGAGCATCTGA